One Pangasianodon hypophthalmus isolate fPanHyp1 chromosome 7, fPanHyp1.pri, whole genome shotgun sequence genomic window, TATAGGCTTCTAGGCACTGTAATCTATATCTTGAAAAATACATGTGCAAAGAACATAGCAGTTATGCAGTGGTAaaggtgaaaaacaaatattgcTTAATAGCCATTGCGTTTAAACCACTGAGCCCGGGCCACCACATCATTGGCATAATCATCTCCTGGGGTGCCAATGTCCATGCGGTCATACGAGCGGACGTTTCCTGGGCCTGCATTGTAGGCTGAGATTCCTCCTGAAACAGGAGACAAACATGACAGAGGACAGTGGTACAATAACTATGAGGAAACTCTTTGTAATAATACTGGAAGGAAGttatgaacagaaaaaaaataataggatAATGGTGATCAGTCAGAGAAACTTcatattgatttgcagtgatgcttcaCTCTAAGGGAACAAGTGGatccaaaccatgccagcaaaataaataaatgccccccaaCAGCATAAGAGAGCCACCAGATTTTCCTTTGTGTAAAGGAAAATGTAAAGGACATACatcttcatttattcatttggcagatgtaaggtgatatttgaatatttgaatatatctTCTATATCTTAAGTTTCTAAGGGATAGAGGTATAGTTCAAGGGCTATACTGCAGTCCTGTGATAGCCCTGTGATTAAATCTACAACCTTCTGTTTGAAAATTACAGCAACATAGACCACAAGTTTGTACCTTTAAATTGGTGCTCCTTGGGCCAGCTGGGGAATTTCTTTTGAATATCTTTAATGGATTGTATTAGAATTTCGGTGCCTTGAGTGACATGCTCCTCGCTGTTCCAGGCTCCCTTAGGAGTGTGATGGCGCTTGTCAACCTAAAGACAATACGAGTGAGTAAGATCATATCAATTCCACCAAACAGCTCTAATGTACATATTGTTTCTATACGGTGGTGCTCATTCACAAATATTCAAATTCACTAATTCTGTTTGCATCTGCTTTTGCTTGTGACACTTCCTTTATCCAAATGAACTTACAGCTGAGACAGTTTACAAactaagcagttgagggttaaaggttTCAGGTCAAGGATTCCACGGTGCTGTGATTTGAACTAACAAGTTTCCAATCAGTATCTAAGTTCCTTatccactgagccaccacttcccGAAAAAAACTGGTTAAAAACCACTATGACCACAGCCCATGAAGAAAGAACCATGATTACTGCATTAAATGAGTTATAATTTCAATATAACTTTTCAATATATCTTTCTCAGTTTCACAGCATCAGAATCCATAAGCCATACTGTGTTGACTTGTATTTCTAACATGGTGTAACCCATGGCCACATCTTTCAACAACTGTAACTTCCACTTTTACCTCACATCTCAACCACATTACAAAGGGTTTTACTTTAACCCAACCTGCATGAGTCCAAAGCCATTGCCATGGTCTCCCCAGCCATTCACAAGAATTGCTCCAGCCCTTGACTCTCTGGATATGATGCCTGCGATCACAGCTGGGTCCATCTGCTTAGCTCTGCCAACTTTGGTGATGATGTTCTTGTACTGCTCCATCTTCCTCAGATCATGCTCAGCCAGTTTATACGAGGCGTCCGGCCCTATGGAAGGAGTCAATCATCATTACACAagttcattttcaaaaataatgtgcaaaaatgtgTAGATTATGGTTCTACACCTTTTATAGTGAGTTTGTCCTGCTTAGCTGTTTTTTCAGATGCCCCAGTCGTATCGATCTTTGTGACGTCTCCAAAAATGCAGGCTAGGatagacattaaaaaaataataataatctgagaTCCCAGAGGACCAACCAGCTTTGCACTTTAGAACATGGTTCTTTCTTCACTGGCTGTGTACATAGtagtttttaatcagtttttttgGAAGTGCAAGAGGgtaaatatttctataactatAAAGAATTTAAGAGAAGccaaaatatgataaaaatgatcAGGTACTTAGTACTAGTACAATGGTAGTACAATGGTACTAGTACACTAATACTAAAACTAGTACAATTAATGGTAATACtcaataagaaaataagaaaataaactcACCCATGATGATGCTTCTTGTTTCCCTGCACAGAGAAAAGAGCTGTAAGTGAGGACAGTTTTAACTGTTATATATCCCTAAATACTTCCTCTAAGTAAAGGGGGAagagacatgttttttttccacacataaCTGGTAATGCATGGTAAACTTCTCAtcctacacaatgtagttagcaATATAGCTATCTGTGAGCCTGCAGCGTAGAACTTGAGGATGAggcccctggccctacctcagtaaaatgtttcaatatgctggagtaagctAAGATTCATATTAAATGAGATGTCACCTTTGCCTCTGTACAagacatgaactccatctaatttgaaaatgcATGTTGAGGTAaaaattttgctaatttgctaatgttaactGGCTAGATAAGTTAGCCTGTATTCTTTGctaggttagactagcatcaatCTCAGTAGCTAACATTattggctaggcagcaagtcaaatttgAGCTAAtggtaaacaaaacaaaacacaaaccacCCACTCAGAAAGCACGGGCAATTTTGCGGTCTTGACTCTTGGCCatggatagctgtggcatcacaataaatgttttttaatgttaatttatcACTGTATGCATTGAGATTTCAAATTGTCAGTTTTGCAAAatacatacagtcccctccaacagtattggaatggcaaggccaattctattgtttttttctatacactgaagacatttgggtttgatatcaagagatatgcaaccaaatattaagtgttatttaattttaatttactttaggactatctgttccaatacattTGTTCACCTAAAAATTGCATGGTCTGCCCctaaaggtgccatgttctaagctgtttaacacatctagatgtatatATCAGAaagtgaaaactgaaattctgatctattgtgtcacattcatcttttgatctcaaacccaaagtgccatcagtgtatagcaaaaacaaaagaattggtcttgccattccaatacttttggagcgGACTATATGTCCTTTAAAAAGAAGTGGGATTCCAGGAAAAGGAATGAGAATTAAAAAATTTCCCTTAAACAGTTTACATCAGCTTCGTCTGGTGTACAATGATCCTGTTTAGAGCACAAGCTTCATCTAAATGGAATCAAGGACACTGATATAATATGTCTACAGGAAACATATGGCATTTAAAGTAATAACCATTATATTAGCCAAGATACAAAACATGAATCCATTCCCTTATGGGCAGCACCTGATATAGTTGCAGTTTTTGTGTTCCATGCCAAGGAAATTTCCAGATGTTGCAATAACAGAGTCCAGTTCTTACTTCCTCCTTTATTTAGAGGAAGTGGCTACTTGTGAAACCCACTTAGATTTGTCTGCCCAAGGGACCTGCACAAGAGCTGTTTTCTCACTGAAGCAAGATGAAACTCTTTATCATAGGTGAGTTGCTCACTTGGATCTGTGATCTGCTACAAAATTATTGGAAGAAACAAATACCTTATCTgatcttaaaaaaaaggggaaaaaagcaataGCATTGAGAGAGCTTGTAAAATAGAGTTACTCTGTCTTACATAAATGCGTTTCTGTCTCACACTGACGATCCTTTACGTGTCAGCTCTCTCGTGCATTTTTGGAGATGTCATGAAGATCGACACGACTGGAGCATCTGAGAAAACAGCTCGCCAAGACAAACTCTCTGTAAAGGGTATGTCTGCTTAAATTTACTGTCTCTCTTGTGGTTGTGGCTAGAATCTTGAATCCAGCATTTAAGGTATTTCTTGCTAAAGGGGTGGAAGCTTCATATAAACTGGCTGAGCATGATCTGAAGAGGATGGAGCAGTACAAGAACATCATCATGAAAGTTGGCAGAGCTAAGGAGATGGACCCAGCTGTGATCGCAGCTATCATATCCAGAGAGTCAAGGGCTGGAGCAGCGCTTGTTGATGGCTGGGGAGATCACGGCAATGGCTTTGGACTTATGCAGGTTTGTTTAAAGCAATGCTTCAGTAATCAGTTAAGGAGTGAAGGTCATATACAGTAGGTTATTATGGTTTTAGTTGTTCTTTCTGCGATTGTGAAATTCCGACAATTCCAGCTGGAACTGAACCTGTTGCAACATTGCTCCTGTTTTATGTTCTGTGACTAAATGTTGTTCCAACTCATGAGGGTTACTTTAAAGCGAGATTTGTTGGATCAGCAATGACTAATCTATCTGATGTCGATTCTCTATGAAGTGATCTATGTAATTATATGTCACACCAATTTCTCTAGATTGACAAACGTTATCACAAACTGAGGGGAGCCTGGAACAGTGAGGAGCATATCACACAAGGCACTGAGATTCTGATTGATGCTATAAGAGCGATTCAGAGAAAATTCCCTAAATGGCCCAAGGAGCACCAGTTTAAAGGTATGCAGGCATGCTAAGACCTACCTCCCTTTCATTTTTATCTCCATACATCATATTCACTGTTATCAAATGACTTAAGTttgattattttggacttttgtagAAGCAAGATCAATAGCTCAGTGAAtgaccaaaaagaaaaatacaaagacTGTTATGAAGTAGTGGTTTATTTCTAAAACCAGAAAGTAGATTCACACAGCTTATTGTTGGCATTTGTTTTAGGTAATTACATATAGTGATACACCCTTCAAATCTGTCCTCCTACTGAGCTCATTTTTAAGCCCACTTCACAGACACACCTATAACATATCATCATCGGTGATCAAGAAGGAGCATGTGAACCTGTTGTAgggagaatcacctggataccttcttggGTGTATGCTCAAGCATGCCGAGGCGTATTAACAAAGTCATGAAGTGCCTAAAGTGCATAAAGCATATGATGCAGCCATTTTTCCCATTTATTCTTCTTGGCTTGTACATATGTTGGACTGCAGACAGGCAATAGCCATTTATCATCTATTCTGTCATagtgagtgtatttttataCAAGGTATTTTCTGGTCAAATGCTATGGAACCCTGTGACAGCCTTTACCTTTGAGTTGTCTTTCCCTTGTTAGCATTGCTAGCCTTATTAGCCATCACCTGCTTCGCTGCTTGTATCTCTAGAACTTGTGCTGTTGCTCAGTAAGATGTTGTTACTTGTGGAAAATGCTGACATGCAGGGACAACTgataaatactgtatactgtatcaATCTGCTACATAGAATCCCAGAAAGCAATCTGAGTCACTTTCTATGAAAATTAATGATTTGGTGGCAGACGTGTGCAAAACTGATGTTGGAACCATCCTTGTAGTCCACTGCCTAGTCGTTCTCCTTGTTCCTCAGTGGAGGAGCACTAGGATGCTATACCTGCAGGTACAGCTGAGAGATTCTTCTGGATTGATAATGATGGTGGTCTCATCAGAAAAACCACTACATCCAGATGCTTCCCTTACTGGCTGGGGAGCAGTATCATGCCACGGGGCCACAATGGACATGTGGCCCCATAGTGTGAGATCAGAACACATCAATCATCTGGAATTGAGAGTGGTCCATTTGGTCCTCAAGTTTTTGTTACCGGTTCT contains:
- the LOC113542783 gene encoding lysozyme g, which encodes MACIFGDVTKIDTTGASEKTAKQDKLTIKGPDASYKLAEHDLRKMEQYKNIITKVGRAKQMDPAVIAGIISRESRAGAILVNGWGDHGNGFGLMQVDKRHHTPKGAWNSEEHVTQGTEILIQSIKDIQKKFPSWPKEHQFKGGISAYNAGPGNVRSYDRMDIGTPGDDYANDVVARAQWFKRNGY
- the LOC113542786 gene encoding lysozyme g, translated to MKLFIIALSCIFGDVMKIDTTGASEKTARQDKLSVKGVEASYKLAEHDLKRMEQYKNIIMKVGRAKEMDPAVIAAIISRESRAGAALVDGWGDHGNGFGLMQIDKRYHKLRGAWNSEEHITQGTEILIDAIRAIQRKFPKWPKEHQFKGGISAYNAGVGNVRTYERMDIGTTGNDYANDVVARAQWFKRNGY